From Anaerohalosphaera lusitana, one genomic window encodes:
- a CDS encoding pyridoxal phosphate-dependent aminotransferase — protein MDMQNVLADRTAAIDASGIRKVFALAASLKDPINLSIGLPDFDVPEPIKERAIKAVQDGANRYSQTNGDAELLTKLQGLVKEDYGWNDPEVLVTSGVSGALQLIFMSLINPGDEVIVPDPYFVIYKHMINMLGGKCVFVDTYPDFKLPAQKVADAITPKTKLIILNSPSNPTGTVYSDEDLRGIAEVAEKNGTIVMSDEIYDAFCYDEPCPSIANHYDKTILVKGFSKAYAMTGWRLGYAAVKPVLKPVLEEMIKIQQYTFVCAPTPFQKAAITAIDTDISGYVADYKVKRDLVYEGLKDDFELVKSGGAFYTFVKAPDSYDSATAFVEKAIENNVLIIPGNVFSEKDTHFRISYATTNDKIKQGLDILRSLAK, from the coding sequence ATGGATATGCAGAACGTACTTGCTGACAGAACGGCAGCTATTGACGCCAGCGGTATACGTAAAGTTTTCGCACTGGCGGCCTCGCTCAAGGACCCAATCAATCTTTCGATCGGCTTGCCGGACTTCGACGTACCCGAACCGATCAAAGAACGAGCAATAAAGGCTGTACAAGATGGTGCAAACCGTTATTCACAGACAAACGGCGATGCAGAACTGCTGACTAAGCTGCAGGGACTTGTAAAAGAGGACTATGGCTGGAATGATCCCGAGGTGCTGGTAACCTCAGGTGTCAGCGGTGCTTTGCAGCTTATTTTCATGTCGCTCATAAACCCCGGCGACGAGGTCATCGTTCCCGACCCGTATTTCGTGATCTACAAGCACATGATCAACATGCTCGGCGGCAAGTGCGTATTCGTGGACACCTACCCGGACTTCAAGCTCCCGGCTCAAAAGGTTGCCGATGCCATCACACCCAAAACAAAGCTGATCATACTCAATTCGCCTTCCAACCCCACCGGAACCGTCTATTCCGATGAGGACCTTCGCGGCATCGCAGAAGTAGCCGAAAAGAACGGCACCATCGTCATGAGCGACGAAATATATGATGCCTTCTGCTACGACGAGCCGTGCCCGAGCATCGCCAACCATTATGACAAAACGATCCTCGTTAAAGGATTCAGCAAGGCATACGCAATGACCGGCTGGAGGCTCGGCTACGCTGCCGTAAAACCGGTACTCAAACCTGTACTCGAAGAGATGATCAAAATACAGCAGTACACGTTCGTCTGTGCACCCACGCCTTTCCAGAAGGCAGCAATAACAGCGATCGATACTGACATATCCGGCTACGTCGCCGACTACAAGGTCAAACGCGACCTGGTTTACGAAGGCCTCAAGGACGATTTCGAGCTCGTAAAGTCCGGCGGAGCGTTCTACACATTCGTAAAGGCCCCTGATTCTTATGACTCAGCCACCGCATTCGTGGAAAAGGCCATCGAAAACAATGTACTCATCATCCCCGGCAATGTCTTCAGCGAAAAGGACACGCACTTCCGCATCAGCTACGCGACGACAAACGACAAGATCAAACAAGGCCTCGATATCCTGAGAAGTCTTGCAAAATAG
- a CDS encoding NfeD family protein gives MRTHHCNFNRFLLTLALLWLCVCLGRAVTAQSETQNESGNGDSPNVTTTQSARIPCRGLIDDGLFESIKRRTTEAVENGATYLFYEIDTYGGLVKSADDISKYLILKVPSLYPDVHTVAYVSTQAISAGAMISVSCQDIIMRENTTIGDSAPIVMGGKLEGVEREKQESFIRAIFERAAEANNYPEPLLKAMVSQGIAVYRVKNLETGEFEFFEAENLPEGSQKYALDEKELIISDERILTLTASDAEKYGVARAVVDDFQGALDFIAERDGIKFTGDTIIYKPNWSEQMVRMLNSPAVASILVMLALLGAYIELNTPGLGLPGLVAVICVVTLVGSKYLIGMANWVEVAILVLGLILLAVEIFIIPGFGVAGIAGIICIALGIFGMLIRNAPDEIPWPQTEFDWDLFIQGMLSMLVGFIAFIAGAIAVGRFLPKIQFLSGLILSPASTSDFATAEISATPEVAASDFQKVHVGDTGVVTSPLRPCGSARFGDVVVDVVAQAQFLPSSTPVEIVEIHGNRIVVKKCSQQQED, from the coding sequence ATGAGGACACACCATTGCAACTTTAACAGATTTCTTCTGACTCTGGCACTTCTCTGGCTGTGCGTCTGCCTCGGAAGGGCGGTCACGGCACAATCCGAGACCCAGAATGAGTCCGGGAACGGCGACTCACCCAATGTCACGACAACACAATCAGCCAGAATCCCCTGCAGAGGCCTGATCGACGATGGACTCTTCGAATCAATAAAGCGAAGAACCACCGAAGCCGTCGAAAACGGGGCGACTTATCTATTCTACGAGATAGACACCTATGGCGGACTGGTCAAATCAGCCGATGATATTTCCAAGTACCTGATACTCAAGGTGCCGTCACTGTATCCTGATGTCCACACAGTAGCCTATGTCTCCACCCAGGCAATCTCCGCCGGCGCGATGATCAGCGTTTCCTGCCAGGACATCATAATGCGTGAAAACACAACGATCGGCGATTCAGCACCGATCGTAATGGGCGGCAAACTCGAAGGCGTCGAACGTGAAAAGCAGGAAAGCTTTATCCGCGCCATATTCGAACGAGCCGCCGAGGCCAACAACTATCCCGAGCCTCTGCTAAAGGCGATGGTCTCTCAGGGCATTGCCGTTTACCGGGTGAAGAACCTCGAAACAGGTGAGTTCGAATTCTTCGAAGCAGAAAACCTGCCAGAGGGCTCGCAAAAGTACGCCCTGGACGAAAAGGAACTCATCATTTCAGACGAAAGGATACTGACCCTCACAGCCTCCGACGCGGAAAAATACGGCGTCGCAAGGGCGGTCGTAGACGATTTCCAGGGCGCCTTAGATTTCATCGCCGAGCGCGACGGCATCAAATTCACTGGCGATACAATAATTTACAAACCGAACTGGTCCGAGCAGATGGTCCGCATGCTCAACTCCCCAGCCGTCGCCAGCATACTTGTAATGCTCGCCTTACTTGGTGCATACATCGAGCTAAATACGCCAGGCCTCGGACTGCCCGGCCTCGTAGCAGTGATCTGCGTTGTCACTCTGGTCGGCAGCAAATACCTCATCGGCATGGCAAACTGGGTCGAGGTCGCCATACTTGTACTGGGCCTGATTCTGCTCGCGGTGGAGATATTCATCATACCAGGTTTCGGCGTCGCGGGTATTGCCGGCATAATCTGCATCGCGCTGGGCATCTTCGGCATGCTGATCAGAAACGCACCGGATGAGATCCCATGGCCGCAAACCGAATTCGACTGGGACCTGTTCATACAGGGCATGCTCAGCATGCTCGTCGGCTTCATCGCGTTCATCGCGGGCGCAATCGCGGTAGGGCGTTTCCTGCCGAAAATACAATTCCTGAGCGGGCTGATTCTGTCCCCGGCGTCAACAAGTGATTTCGCAACCGCCGAAATTTCTGCAACACCTGAAGTCGCTGCTTCCGACTTCCAGAAAGTCCACGTCGGCGACACGGGTGTTGTTACCTCCCCGCTGAGACCTTGCGGCAGCGCTCGGTTCGGCGATGTCGTCGTCGATGTTGTCGCACAGGCACAGTTTCTGCCAAGCTCAACACCGGTCGAGATCGTCGAGATCCACGGCAATCGAATAGTTGTCAAAAAATGTTCCCAGCAACAAGAGGACTGA
- a CDS encoding tetratricopeptide repeat protein encodes MSKLLEIFGKGISINTADLIWHWLNTLVSANGPDSTPSTGELQTVIELLGQMELEKARETLRFYQFENPDCIFGKMADVAGLFHEHKIPQALEILTDAYRSKPNNTMVLYAIGYCHERLGDHEQAIAFYQDCLKFKNHLQLPRQRLAAIFFRQGRLDRVIDEYQRLVAEYPNDVSSQVILGYLLAADHQWHLAADSFNMAILSHPDNFSDPSEPEEAELVEQGNYDYALERVQWLMDQMGEMPDLHVRMADIYKAAGDGSTAQVHLERALQLQPDYLEAAIKLGTHHLRQGRYVTAAAQFNRAVEINDEIVDAYAGLAAAQELSGDSDAAYGTLSLASAIQQNTVLLFAETASLNLLAILRHTGEDCDYKSGSGQLLKRVLDAHRKKILHKPDSADGQYKYGILMLAAGDREQARVAFEKALQINPTHYRARTKLTMCLFEMDQKRRAINNLTTLDSLERESLNLHYQTALLYCDRRKFADALGTLNNHVQERIAGAEVVVNIEVVLENLGLMDRAVASWERLTELATGTLSQS; translated from the coding sequence ATGAGCAAGCTCTTAGAGATTTTCGGCAAGGGTATTTCCATAAATACAGCAGATCTGATATGGCACTGGCTTAACACTCTGGTGTCAGCAAATGGACCCGATTCAACACCATCTACAGGCGAACTGCAAACGGTTATTGAGCTCCTGGGCCAGATGGAGCTCGAAAAAGCCCGCGAAACACTCCGATTCTATCAGTTTGAGAATCCAGACTGTATATTCGGCAAAATGGCCGACGTGGCCGGTCTGTTCCATGAGCACAAGATACCCCAGGCCCTGGAGATCCTCACGGACGCGTATCGCTCTAAACCCAATAATACAATGGTCTTATACGCAATAGGCTACTGTCACGAAAGGCTGGGCGACCACGAACAGGCGATAGCTTTTTATCAGGACTGTCTGAAATTTAAAAACCACCTTCAACTCCCAAGACAACGGCTGGCAGCGATTTTCTTCCGGCAGGGACGTCTGGACCGTGTAATAGACGAGTATCAGCGTCTGGTGGCTGAATATCCCAATGACGTCTCCTCACAAGTTATCCTTGGCTATCTTTTGGCTGCCGATCATCAGTGGCACCTCGCCGCCGACTCATTCAATATGGCCATTCTGTCACATCCGGACAATTTTTCCGATCCTTCAGAACCCGAAGAAGCAGAGCTCGTTGAACAGGGTAACTACGATTATGCACTGGAAAGAGTACAATGGCTGATGGATCAGATGGGTGAAATGCCAGATCTGCACGTAAGAATGGCCGATATATACAAGGCTGCCGGGGACGGTTCGACCGCTCAGGTACACCTTGAAAGGGCCCTTCAGCTCCAGCCAGATTATCTGGAAGCAGCTATAAAACTTGGTACGCACCATTTGCGCCAGGGCAGATATGTTACCGCAGCGGCCCAGTTCAACCGGGCTGTGGAGATCAACGATGAGATCGTGGATGCATATGCCGGTCTGGCTGCGGCACAAGAACTGTCCGGAGACAGCGATGCAGCTTATGGGACGTTGTCGCTGGCGTCCGCAATTCAGCAAAATACGGTTCTTTTGTTTGCCGAAACTGCATCTTTGAATCTATTAGCCATTTTGAGGCACACAGGCGAGGATTGCGATTACAAAAGCGGCTCAGGACAGCTTCTCAAGCGTGTACTGGATGCACACAGAAAGAAAATACTTCATAAGCCGGACAGTGCGGATGGTCAGTATAAGTACGGCATATTGATGCTTGCCGCTGGTGATCGCGAGCAGGCTCGGGTAGCATTTGAAAAGGCACTGCAAATAAATCCCACGCATTATCGCGCGAGGACCAAACTGACAATGTGTCTTTTCGAAATGGATCAAAAGCGCCGGGCCATAAACAATCTGACAACACTGGATTCGCTGGAACGTGAATCATTGAATCTGCATTACCAGACGGCGCTGCTATACTGTGACCGCCGCAAATTTGCCGACGCACTTGGCACGCTCAATAATCACGTCCAGGAAAGGATCGCAGGCGCGGAGGTCGTAGTGAACATCGAGGTTGTTCTGGAAAACCTCGGGCTGATGGATCGCGCCGTCGCAAGTTGGGAACGACTGACAGAATTAGCTACAGGCACACTCAGTCAGAGCTGA
- the floA gene encoding flotillin-like protein FloA (flotillin-like protein involved in membrane lipid rafts): MLDALTTVLAASAAGRIFFIALAIIVGVFLLIFAFVIAVFFKLWLQAKLSRADVRFSELIGMYLRKVEPRTIVLSKITAIQAGIEISTRELESHYLAGGRVPNVVRALIAANRANIELTWNTATAIDLAGRDILDAVQTSVNPKVIDCPNPTQGRSTVDAVAQDGIQLKAKARVTVRANIERLIGGATEETIIARVGEGIVTTIGSAVNHKSVLENPDNISKAVLEKGLDAGTAFEILSIDIADVDVGDNIGAQLQKAQAYADQERAKAEAEKRRAMAIARKEEMKALVHENRAKVVLAEAEVPKAISQAFRDGHLGIMDYYRMKNINSDTAMRDAIAGTSDEEQQEQQKRRQGEREEE; encoded by the coding sequence ATGTTAGACGCTCTTACTACCGTGTTGGCCGCATCTGCGGCGGGAAGAATCTTTTTCATCGCACTGGCGATCATTGTCGGTGTGTTCCTTTTAATATTCGCTTTTGTCATAGCGGTATTTTTCAAGTTATGGCTGCAGGCAAAGCTGTCCAGAGCAGATGTTCGCTTTTCTGAACTGATCGGCATGTACCTGCGAAAGGTCGAGCCCCGTACGATCGTGCTCAGCAAGATCACAGCGATTCAGGCAGGCATTGAAATCAGTACGCGTGAACTCGAAAGCCATTACCTTGCCGGCGGTCGCGTGCCGAACGTGGTCCGCGCCCTCATCGCAGCCAATCGGGCAAACATCGAATTGACATGGAATACCGCCACTGCGATCGACCTGGCCGGCCGCGACATCCTTGATGCTGTGCAGACTTCGGTAAACCCGAAAGTCATCGACTGTCCAAATCCCACCCAGGGCCGTTCGACCGTAGATGCGGTTGCCCAGGACGGCATCCAGCTAAAAGCCAAGGCCCGCGTAACTGTCCGTGCAAACATCGAACGTCTTATCGGCGGAGCGACTGAGGAAACCATCATCGCCCGCGTCGGTGAAGGTATTGTGACAACTATCGGCAGCGCAGTCAACCACAAGAGCGTTCTCGAAAATCCGGACAACATTTCCAAGGCTGTGCTGGAAAAAGGTCTCGATGCCGGCACCGCGTTTGAAATTCTCTCGATCGATATCGCGGACGTGGACGTCGGAGACAACATTGGTGCCCAGCTGCAGAAGGCCCAGGCATACGCCGATCAGGAACGTGCCAAGGCTGAAGCTGAAAAACGCAGGGCAATGGCGATAGCTCGCAAGGAAGAGATGAAGGCGCTTGTTCACGAAAACCGTGCAAAGGTCGTCCTCGCAGAAGCCGAAGTTCCAAAGGCGATCTCGCAGGCATTCCGTGACGGACACCTTGGCATCATGGATTATTATCGTATGAAAAACATCAATTCCGATACAGCCATGAGAGATGCGATAGCCGGCACATCGGACGAAGAGCAGCAGGAACAACAGAAACGTCGCCAGGGAGAACGCGAAGAGGAATAG
- the rpmF gene encoding 50S ribosomal protein L32 — protein MLPKKKISKARTRTRRSHHALGATNYSLCAKCGNAKLPHAACDKCGYVNSKITLELGKEETS, from the coding sequence ATGTTACCTAAGAAGAAAATCAGCAAGGCGCGTACACGTACCAGACGCAGTCACCACGCTCTGGGTGCTACGAACTATTCGCTTTGCGCCAAGTGCGGCAATGCAAAACTGCCTCACGCTGCATGCGACAAATGCGGCTATGTTAATTCGAAGATCACTCTCGAGCTCGGCAAGGAGGAAACGAGCTAA
- a CDS encoding small basic protein gives MSIDRSLKIKSALSRHRNVLSRAERIKRLKQEDRWSEGDGVTGLPKVGNRKGPVGK, from the coding sequence ATGTCTATTGACCGTTCACTGAAAATCAAGAGTGCTTTGAGCAGACACCGCAATGTTCTTTCAAGAGCAGAACGCATCAAAAGGCTGAAGCAGGAAGACCGCTGGAGCGAAGGTGACGGCGTGACCGGCCTGCCAAAGGTCGGCAACCGTAAGGGCCCAGTAGGGAAGTAA
- a CDS encoding discoidin domain-containing protein: MKKLFVIFLIFACSGVFCFASVDRMNLSGQWKVQLQSRADQKTWDPHVQAQTVQLPGSLTENGLGENITMETEWTGGTQNSPWFTSDDYAKYRQEGRVKVPFWLTPVKYYVGPAWYQREFKIPDDWQGRYVYLNLERCHWETRVWLNGKEIGVQNSLGTPHRYSLGNLKPGKHTMTICVDNTVKIAVGDDAHSVSDHTQTNWNGIVGDIYLGSTDSVTIDDVQIYPDTDKRIASVKISLKNFANVKGNCRLKLSAHSATSGTSHTPDEINVPVNLTGQKEQIVEVTYKMGEDSLLWDEFSPNLYKMVTQIEGEDFSDSQDDTFGMREVTADQTQIAINGRKTFLRGTLECCIFPLTGYPPTNVDAWKRIISICKEHGLNHIRFHSWCPPKAAFIAADEVGFFLQVECGAWATIGNGQPIDQFIYDEGDKILKEYGNHPSFIMMAYGNEPGGGNQKKYLAELVNYWKKKDDRRLYTSAAGWPLIPPNDFHSTPGPRIQAWGAGLRSRINAKAPETTTDYSNWVKRYDKPLVSHEIGQWCVFPNLEERKKYTGVTRAYNFDIFSDRLEENGLLDQAHDFLMASGKLQTICYKEDIESSLRTPGFGGFQLLDLHDFPGQGTALVGVLDPFWDEKGYVTAEEYHRFSCETVPLTRMEKRVWTSDENFKASVEIANYGPSPIEDADILWTVKSADARTFASGTFKGKHLKIGNTGMIGNISLPLTEIKDACKMNLEVTIAGTEYVNDWDFWIYPANISTQVPGQIYITDYLDEAAVAKLKKGGKVLLLPERGMPAGDELGKVKIGFSSIFWNTAWTRRQAPHTLGIICEPDHPALEVFPTDYYSDWQWWDIISKSDAMILNDLPPGLRPIVQVIDDWVTSRRLGLVFEAKLHAGKLLVCSADIQNVLQERPAARQLRASLLKYMNSGKFTPEIRITEDQIKGIFKSEKQLTKLRANVHADSEASQNPARNAFDDDPATIWHTPWGEIETDYPHHIEITLPKPTTVTGLRILPRQDSNSNGDIKTITVQLKADNNWQSIASLTELSSDDDWKTVEFGKTYTTAGIRIICLSPQTQNSPWASIAEIDLE, from the coding sequence ATGAAAAAGCTGTTTGTAATTTTTTTGATATTCGCATGCTCAGGAGTGTTCTGTTTTGCTTCTGTAGACAGAATGAACCTCTCCGGCCAATGGAAGGTACAATTGCAAAGCAGGGCCGACCAAAAAACATGGGATCCACACGTACAGGCTCAAACAGTACAACTGCCCGGCTCGCTCACCGAAAACGGCCTGGGCGAAAACATTACCATGGAGACCGAATGGACCGGCGGCACACAGAACAGTCCCTGGTTCACGAGTGACGATTATGCAAAGTATCGCCAGGAAGGGCGTGTCAAGGTTCCTTTCTGGCTGACACCCGTTAAATATTACGTCGGGCCGGCATGGTATCAACGCGAATTCAAAATTCCTGATGACTGGCAGGGCAGGTATGTCTATTTAAATCTGGAACGTTGTCACTGGGAAACCAGAGTCTGGCTCAACGGCAAAGAGATTGGTGTCCAAAACAGTCTCGGCACACCCCATCGTTATTCACTTGGTAATCTTAAACCGGGCAAGCACACGATGACTATCTGCGTGGACAACACAGTAAAGATCGCGGTTGGTGATGATGCACACAGCGTCTCCGATCATACCCAGACAAACTGGAATGGCATCGTTGGTGACATTTATCTTGGAAGTACCGATTCCGTGACTATAGATGACGTGCAGATATATCCTGACACTGACAAACGAATTGCGAGCGTTAAGATCAGCCTCAAGAATTTTGCTAACGTCAAAGGCAATTGCAGATTGAAGCTTTCGGCCCATTCGGCCACCTCGGGCACCAGCCATACACCCGACGAAATTAATGTTCCTGTCAATCTCACCGGCCAAAAAGAACAGATTGTCGAGGTCACTTACAAAATGGGCGAGGACAGTTTGCTTTGGGATGAATTCTCGCCGAATCTATACAAGATGGTCACACAAATCGAAGGTGAAGACTTTTCTGACTCCCAAGATGACACGTTCGGTATGCGCGAGGTCACTGCAGATCAAACACAAATCGCAATCAATGGCCGCAAGACATTCCTCCGCGGAACACTGGAGTGCTGCATATTCCCTCTGACAGGCTACCCGCCAACCAACGTAGATGCATGGAAACGCATAATCAGCATATGCAAAGAGCATGGATTGAATCACATTAGATTTCATTCGTGGTGCCCCCCGAAAGCTGCGTTCATAGCGGCCGACGAAGTCGGCTTCTTCCTGCAGGTAGAATGTGGTGCATGGGCGACAATCGGCAATGGTCAGCCTATTGACCAGTTCATCTATGATGAAGGCGACAAAATACTTAAAGAGTACGGCAACCATCCATCCTTTATCATGATGGCATATGGTAACGAACCGGGCGGCGGCAATCAGAAAAAATATCTCGCTGAATTGGTAAATTACTGGAAGAAAAAAGACGACAGACGCCTTTACACCAGTGCCGCGGGCTGGCCTTTAATACCTCCGAACGACTTCCATAGCACTCCAGGACCGCGAATACAGGCTTGGGGAGCAGGACTGCGAAGCAGGATCAACGCAAAGGCTCCTGAAACGACAACTGATTATTCGAACTGGGTCAAAAGGTATGATAAACCGCTCGTAAGTCACGAGATAGGACAATGGTGCGTTTTTCCAAACCTCGAAGAACGTAAAAAATATACCGGCGTCACACGTGCATATAACTTTGATATTTTCAGTGACAGGCTTGAAGAAAACGGCCTGCTGGACCAGGCACATGATTTCCTGATGGCCTCGGGCAAGCTCCAGACAATTTGTTACAAGGAGGACATTGAATCGTCACTGAGGACGCCTGGCTTTGGTGGTTTCCAACTGCTTGATCTGCACGATTTCCCCGGGCAGGGGACTGCACTTGTAGGGGTGTTGGACCCCTTTTGGGATGAAAAAGGATACGTCACTGCAGAAGAATATCACCGCTTCAGTTGCGAGACCGTACCGCTGACGAGAATGGAAAAACGCGTCTGGACCAGCGACGAAAATTTCAAAGCGAGTGTCGAAATTGCCAATTATGGCCCGAGTCCGATCGAGGATGCAGATATACTGTGGACTGTTAAATCTGCAGACGCCAGGACTTTTGCTTCAGGTACTTTCAAAGGCAAGCATCTGAAGATAGGCAATACAGGAATGATCGGCAATATCTCGTTGCCGCTCACAGAGATCAAAGACGCATGTAAGATGAACCTTGAAGTGACGATCGCCGGCACGGAATACGTCAATGATTGGGACTTCTGGATCTATCCTGCGAACATATCAACCCAGGTACCTGGACAGATATATATCACAGATTATCTTGATGAAGCTGCCGTAGCAAAGCTTAAAAAGGGCGGTAAAGTACTCCTGCTGCCCGAACGCGGGATGCCGGCAGGTGATGAGCTTGGAAAAGTTAAGATCGGTTTTTCGAGTATCTTCTGGAACACAGCATGGACCCGCAGACAGGCGCCTCATACACTGGGCATAATTTGTGAACCTGACCACCCTGCCTTAGAAGTATTCCCGACCGATTATTACTCCGACTGGCAATGGTGGGATATAATAAGCAAGAGCGATGCAATGATCTTGAATGATCTGCCCCCCGGACTGCGTCCCATCGTGCAGGTTATTGACGACTGGGTTACGAGCCGTCGTTTGGGCCTGGTTTTTGAGGCAAAACTTCATGCGGGTAAATTGCTCGTATGCAGCGCGGATATTCAGAACGTTCTCCAGGAAAGGCCTGCCGCTCGTCAACTGAGGGCTAGTCTGCTGAAATACATGAATTCCGGAAAATTTACTCCCGAAATAAGGATCACCGAGGACCAGATTAAAGGCATATTTAAGTCTGAAAAGCAACTTACTAAGCTTAGAGCGAATGTCCACGCCGACAGTGAAGCAAGCCAGAACCCAGCTAGAAATGCATTTGACGATGACCCAGCAACAATCTGGCACACACCTTGGGGAGAGATCGAAACTGATTACCCGCACCATATCGAAATAACTTTGCCGAAACCAACTACTGTAACCGGCCTCAGAATCCTCCCAAGACAGGATTCAAACAGCAACGGCGACATCAAAACTATAACAGTCCAGCTAAAAGCAGACAACAATTGGCAAAGCATCGCGAGCCTGACCGAACTGTCTTCCGACGATGACTGGAAGACAGTCGAGTTTGGAAAGACTTACACAACCGCCGGAATTCGTATCATTTGCCTAAGCCCACAAACACAAAATTCCCCGTGGGCATCAATTGCTGAGATAGACCTTGAATGA
- a CDS encoding ISL3 family transposase — MTGQHLIKKLGQWEGYRVGTVGPAKKGPEFWVELIPEYGHGICDGCGQECSSVHETVQRWIRDLPVFDKTTHLLVHRRRLLCPRCGPKLERISWLDRYSRHTTRLVESVARLCDVMSIKHVAEYFSLSWSTVKDIHKRHLKKKLGPVDLSNVELLAMDEFAIQKGHRYATVIIDPTCKKVLWVGRGRSRASIRPFFEMLGDRCKDIKAVAMDMNASFEQEVQLHCPQAEIVYDLFHVVAKYGREVIDRVRVDQANRLRDDKPARRVIKGSRWLLLRNRENIEKPEDLVRLDELLAANESLMTTYVMKDDLKLLWNLSDRKAAESCWGQWLDRAMQSGIEPLMKFAKRLSKYAAGIIAHSRWPLHTSLLEGINNKIKTIKRQAYGYRDDEYFFLRIRAAFPGIP; from the coding sequence TTGACTGGACAACATCTTATCAAAAAACTCGGCCAATGGGAAGGATATCGTGTTGGAACTGTTGGGCCTGCTAAGAAAGGCCCTGAATTCTGGGTCGAATTGATACCTGAATATGGCCATGGAATTTGCGACGGCTGCGGCCAGGAATGCAGCAGCGTTCACGAGACCGTCCAGCGTTGGATCCGCGATCTGCCGGTCTTCGACAAGACTACCCACCTGCTCGTTCACCGAAGGCGTCTGCTGTGCCCCAGATGCGGGCCGAAGCTTGAACGAATCTCCTGGCTGGACCGTTACAGCCGCCACACTACCCGGCTGGTCGAATCGGTCGCCAGGCTGTGTGATGTGATGAGCATAAAGCATGTGGCCGAGTATTTTTCGCTGTCCTGGTCGACCGTCAAGGACATCCACAAGCGGCATCTCAAGAAGAAGCTGGGCCCTGTCGACCTGTCGAATGTGGAGCTGCTGGCGATGGATGAATTCGCCATTCAAAAGGGCCACAGATATGCAACGGTTATCATCGATCCGACCTGCAAGAAAGTGCTCTGGGTGGGCCGAGGGCGTTCGAGAGCCTCTATCAGGCCATTCTTCGAAATGCTCGGCGACCGCTGCAAAGACATCAAAGCAGTAGCAATGGACATGAACGCCAGCTTCGAGCAGGAGGTTCAGCTGCATTGTCCGCAGGCAGAAATAGTTTATGATCTGTTCCATGTCGTGGCCAAGTACGGCCGTGAAGTGATCGATCGGGTCAGGGTCGATCAGGCCAATCGACTACGAGACGACAAGCCCGCCCGCAGGGTGATCAAGGGCTCGCGCTGGCTGCTGCTTCGCAATCGTGAGAACATCGAAAAGCCTGAGGACCTGGTTCGCCTCGATGAGCTGTTGGCCGCCAACGAGTCGCTGATGACGACCTACGTGATGAAGGATGATCTCAAGCTGCTGTGGAATCTGAGCGATCGCAAGGCCGCCGAATCGTGCTGGGGTCAGTGGCTCGATCGAGCCATGCAAAGCGGGATTGAGCCGCTGATGAAGTTTGCCAAAAGGCTGAGCAAATACGCCGCCGGAATCATCGCACACAGCAGATGGCCGCTGCATACGTCACTGCTGGAGGGGATCAATAACAAGATCAAAACCATCAAGCGACAGGCATACGGCTATCGAGACGATGAATATTTCTTCCTGAGAATAAGAGCAGCATTCCCCGGTATTCCGTGA
- a CDS encoding NfeD family protein, translating into MDWWLLLAIFLYLVSAALFVAEVFVPSGGIISIFALTALGGGVALFFRHSTEAGIGGVVLAIVLIPATLIFAYKQFPKTKFGKSVTLQPPTRDRGDAVPDGDRLSKLTGQTGIVLSAMRPVGQCEFDGKRIECVADRAYVPKGKKVKVIRVQGMKVTVRPIESEERV; encoded by the coding sequence ATGGATTGGTGGCTTCTGCTGGCCATATTCTTATATCTGGTTTCCGCGGCCCTGTTTGTAGCCGAGGTATTCGTGCCGTCGGGCGGCATAATCTCGATATTCGCCCTGACAGCCTTAGGTGGTGGCGTCGCGCTATTCTTTCGTCACAGCACAGAAGCGGGCATCGGCGGCGTAGTACTTGCAATTGTCCTGATACCCGCAACACTGATATTTGCTTACAAACAGTTCCCAAAAACAAAATTCGGCAAGTCGGTCACACTTCAGCCGCCGACACGCGACCGCGGCGATGCGGTCCCGGACGGAGACAGGCTGAGCAAATTGACCGGCCAAACCGGAATAGTACTCTCAGCCATGAGACCGGTCGGGCAATGCGAATTCGACGGCAAAAGAATCGAATGCGTTGCTGACCGCGCTTATGTGCCCAAAGGCAAAAAAGTAAAAGTAATACGCGTGCAGGGAATGAAAGTTACCGTACGACCAATTGAATCAGAGGAAAGGGTTTAA